The Apium graveolens cultivar Ventura chromosome 11, ASM990537v1, whole genome shotgun sequence genome has a window encoding:
- the LOC141696331 gene encoding uncharacterized protein LOC141696331, producing the protein MAMETEFEFYEFKHRFALYDPDSYFDDKNVSNEHFNLYHTIDRTLFYRLVGKLGRNVDESKFVVAFLIWLERIRYSKNAVHKVISWPFHLIDQLANEIAKFFMWMENNDSGQEFFNPRLLQMLCSREINLLYFRERRSKIIESVRSIISEVCVRAFRDILTSDSQFVDVQGDRLWFGYNTNQVLVPRPPLYQNVVGGFPQLGFGGNLVPINYTSQLRSVLENPDADLSEIFGGLQLMDGCEDEPDVAPEERTIFLTFSKGYYLPESEIRDFFTRIFGDFIEGIYMQDVSSDEQPLYARMVCRSSSIIPRIAPPGIKTKYSICGKQVWAKKHVKRSGESTSD; encoded by the exons ATGGCAATGGAGACCGAGTTTGAATTCTATGAATTTAAACATAGGTTTGCTTTGTACGATCCAGACTCCTATTTCGATGATAAAAATGTTAGCAACGAGCATTTTAATCTTTATCATACCATCGATAGGACTCTATTTTATAGGCTAGTCGGTAAACTTGGTCGTAACGTTGATGAATCGAAGTTTGTGGTGGCATTCTTGATCTGGCTGGAAAGAATCCGGTACAGCAAGAATGCTGTCCACAAAGTTATTTCTTGGCCATTTCATTTGATTGACCAACTTGCTAATGAAATTGCTAAATTTTTTATGTGGATGGAGAACAATGACTCAGGTCAAGAATTCTTTAATCCACGTTTGCTTCAGATGTTATGCTCTCGTGAAATCAACTTACTCTACTTTCGTGAGAGACGGAGTAAGATCATTGAAAGTGTCCGGAGTATAATTTCTGAAGTTTGTGTTAGGGCCTTTAGAGATATACTCACAAGTGATAGTCAGTTTGTAGATGTTCAAGGAGATAGGTTGTGGTTTGGTTATAACACTAATCAGGTTTTGGTGCCACGTCCTCCTTTGTATCAAAACGTTGTAGGTGGGTTTCCACAACTAGGGTTTGGAGGAAACTTGGTTCCTATAAACTATACGAGTCAGCTCCGCAGTGTATTGGAAAATCCTGATGCGGATTTAAGTGAAATTTTTGGAGGATTGCAGCTGATGGATGGTTGCGAGGATGAACCTGACGTTGCACCTGAAGAACGAACTATCTTTTTGACATTCTCCAAAGGCTACTACCTTCCTGAATCCGAGATTCGAGATTTTTTTACAAG GATTTTTGGTGATTTCATAGAAGGGATATACATGCAAGATGTATCCAGTGATGAACAACCATTGTACGCTCGAATGGTTTGCCGTTCATCTTCTATCATTCCACGCATAGCTCCTCCAGGAATAAAAACCAAGTACTCCATTTGCGGGAAGCAAGTCTGGGCCAAAAAGCATGTGAAGAGAAGTGGCGAGTCCACTTCtgattaa